A genomic window from Tolypothrix sp. PCC 7910 includes:
- a CDS encoding Na+/H+ antiporter: MNVAQLVTVSIILLLVATVVALLCRWLRVSYVAGLVLAGLVVTELLPQHIGLNDSLILNLFMPILVFEAAINTDISRLRSTIKPIGLLAGPGIVISSGVTAALLHWGLGINWTNALLAGVILAITDTVSVIAVFKEVLVPSRLSTIVEGESLFNDGVALVLFSLIVKAHETGSLTFLAGLQELFVVVVGGSLVGLAVGYLSTGLFVRADEPLSSILLTVAVALGAFQIGQSFSVSGVVAVVVAGLIVGSLGLSGKVSASTRLTLLSFWESISFGVNSFIFLLIGIEVDLITLWQTLPAVLLAIAAYQIARIVSVYPLLAIVRWFDRPIPWRWQHVLFFGNIKGSLSMALALSIPATIPGREQLIAIVFGTVLLSVVGQGVSLPWLVKRLQLSQVSATRQQVEELQAQLITGKAAQDELDTLFKSGVLPKAVYEEMRAAYQVQVAGAEKILRELYNRRADELDIKTGESSKLDAIRRRLLLAEKAALNQAIRQRILSEEIVYERLKKLDEQLLQLEDD, translated from the coding sequence GTGAATGTTGCTCAATTAGTCACTGTTTCAATTATTCTCCTGCTTGTAGCCACAGTTGTAGCGCTGCTATGTCGTTGGTTACGAGTTTCTTATGTTGCTGGTTTAGTTTTAGCTGGTTTAGTAGTTACAGAACTTTTGCCACAACATATTGGTCTCAATGATTCTTTAATTTTGAATCTATTTATGCCAATTTTGGTGTTTGAGGCAGCTATTAATACTGATATTAGCCGCCTTCGTAGCACTATAAAACCAATTGGCTTATTAGCTGGGCCAGGAATTGTGATTTCTTCTGGAGTTACAGCAGCACTTTTGCATTGGGGATTAGGTATAAATTGGACAAATGCACTACTAGCTGGGGTAATTTTGGCAATCACCGATACTGTTTCTGTGATTGCTGTATTTAAGGAAGTGCTTGTCCCTTCTCGATTGTCAACCATTGTTGAGGGAGAGAGTTTATTTAATGATGGTGTAGCGCTAGTTTTATTTAGCCTAATTGTAAAAGCGCATGAGACTGGCTCACTAACATTTCTCGCAGGACTACAAGAATTATTTGTGGTCGTTGTCGGTGGCAGTTTGGTAGGGTTAGCTGTGGGATATTTGAGTACAGGCTTATTTGTACGTGCAGATGAACCACTTAGCAGTATTTTACTCACGGTTGCTGTAGCTTTGGGAGCTTTTCAAATTGGTCAATCGTTCAGCGTTTCTGGTGTTGTGGCGGTGGTTGTTGCTGGCTTAATTGTCGGTAGTCTAGGACTTTCCGGTAAAGTATCGGCTTCTACAAGGTTGACCTTACTGAGCTTTTGGGAATCTATATCTTTTGGTGTTAATAGCTTTATCTTTCTGTTGATTGGTATAGAAGTTGACCTAATAACTCTTTGGCAAACCTTACCTGCTGTGCTGTTAGCGATCGCAGCTTATCAAATAGCACGCATAGTTTCTGTCTATCCATTATTAGCTATAGTACGTTGGTTTGACCGTCCAATTCCTTGGCGCTGGCAACATGTTCTGTTTTTTGGCAATATTAAGGGTTCTCTTTCAATGGCGTTGGCGTTAAGTATTCCCGCCACAATCCCAGGACGAGAACAGCTGATTGCTATAGTATTTGGGACAGTATTACTGTCTGTAGTTGGGCAAGGAGTCAGTTTACCTTGGTTGGTGAAGCGGTTGCAATTATCTCAAGTTTCAGCAACTCGTCAACAGGTTGAAGAATTACAAGCGCAATTAATTACAGGTAAAGCAGCGCAAGATGAATTAGATACTTTATTCAAAAGTGGAGTATTACCAAAGGCTGTCTATGAAGAGATGCGTGCAGCTTATCAAGTGCAAGTAGCAGGTGCAGAAAAGATATTACGAGAATTATATAATCGTCGTGCGGATGAATTAGATATTAAAACTGGTGAGTCAAGTAAATTAGATGCTATTCGCCGTCGATTACTTTTAGCAGAAAAAGCAGCACTAAATCAGGCGATTCGTCAGCGAATTCTCTCAGAAGAGATTGTTTATGAACGGTTGAAGAAACTTGATGAGCAATTGCTGCAATTAGAGGATGATTGA
- a CDS encoding DUF3124 domain-containing protein encodes MKLYPRFYIIFALIVLGSCTSPNSQTKSLTATTTTQIPQQVVTLDKNFKIAMGQTIYVPIYSHIYHNDERKILDLAATLSIRNTDLNNPMIITSVRYYDSDGKLIKNYLDQPIQINALGSTDFFVNRTDSSGGSGANFIVEWVSPKIISEPIVEAVMIATEFQQGVSFVSPGKVIKNLRKSQVTSAK; translated from the coding sequence ATGAAGCTTTACCCACGCTTTTATATAATATTTGCTTTGATTGTTTTAGGATCTTGCACATCGCCAAATAGTCAAACAAAATCACTAACTGCAACTACTACAACACAGATACCTCAACAAGTAGTAACTTTAGATAAAAATTTTAAAATAGCAATGGGTCAAACTATTTATGTCCCTATTTATTCCCATATTTATCATAATGATGAACGGAAAATTTTAGATTTAGCAGCCACATTGAGTATTCGGAATACAGATTTAAATAATCCAATGATTATTACTTCTGTTCGTTACTATGATTCAGATGGAAAATTAATTAAAAATTATTTAGATCAGCCTATACAAATTAATGCTTTAGGTTCTACTGATTTTTTTGTCAACAGAACCGACTCGAGTGGCGGTTCTGGAGCAAATTTTATTGTAGAGTGGGTATCCCCAAAAATAATTTCTGAACCGATAGTTGAAGCTGTAATGATTGCAACTGAATTTCAGCAAGGAGTTTCTTTCGTAAGTCCCGGCAAAGTAATTAAAAACTTAAGAAAATCTCAAGTCACCTCTGCCAAATAA
- a CDS encoding TrkA family potassium uptake protein → MYILIGGAGLVGLNLAQKLVELGHTVAVIDIEPKACRYAREQVGAMAFEGSAVSTEVLLEAGIRKADALAAMLRSDALNLAMVTLAKHYGVPHIVTRMRHTDFAEPFRVAGANHTIGTVELAVSTMVNAIEYPQVESMMHFEQGQIEVLKLSIPNNCYVANRSLAEIAQDSRFPTGSLIIGYQAHPHEDLTIPNGSTVLEPGSTILVVTKPGSLHQVIDFMEGCK, encoded by the coding sequence ATGTACATACTAATCGGTGGAGCTGGTTTAGTAGGATTAAACTTGGCACAAAAATTGGTGGAACTAGGACATACCGTAGCTGTAATTGATATTGAGCCTAAAGCTTGTCGGTATGCACGCGAACAAGTAGGTGCAATGGCTTTTGAGGGTAGCGCTGTTAGTACAGAAGTGTTATTAGAAGCTGGCATTCGTAAAGCCGATGCGTTGGCAGCTATGCTAAGAAGTGATGCCTTGAACTTAGCAATGGTAACTCTTGCCAAACATTATGGTGTCCCCCACATTGTGACTCGGATGCGCCATACCGATTTCGCTGAACCTTTTCGCGTAGCTGGAGCTAATCATACTATCGGTACTGTTGAACTAGCAGTTTCCACAATGGTAAATGCCATTGAATATCCGCAAGTAGAATCAATGATGCATTTTGAGCAAGGACAAATTGAAGTTTTAAAACTTTCCATTCCCAACAATTGCTATGTTGCAAATCGTAGCCTGGCCGAAATTGCTCAAGATTCTCGCTTTCCTACGGGTTCTTTAATCATTGGTTATCAAGCCCATCCCCACGAAGATTTAACAATTCCTAACGGTAGTACAGTTTTAGAACCTGGTTCAACTATTTTAGTTGTCACTAAACCAGGTTCATTACATCAAGTCATAGACTTTATGGAAGGTTGTAAATAG
- a CDS encoding pantothenate kinase yields the protein MSKKDNIWLALEIGNSRLHWALFFGAKLRYTWDTGYLPESVIQQLAQCQTLDDLPPAVSPPISTKANKEEYTSPCPLPPAPCPLPLAIASVVPSQTALWQTYPNVQIITLEQIPLKGLYPTLGIDRALALWGAGRTWGFPVLVIDAGTALTFTAADAEECLVGGAILPGLGLQFTTLGQKTGQLPLIETQAIASLPPRFALNTTEAIQSGVIYTILAGIKDFIENWWQLFPEGKVVIKGGDRTILLNYLQALYPAIASRLTVEPNLIFWGMEKIVRVS from the coding sequence GTGAGTAAAAAAGACAATATTTGGCTAGCCTTGGAGATTGGCAATTCCCGGCTACATTGGGCATTATTTTTCGGCGCAAAGCTTCGCTATACCTGGGATACTGGCTATTTACCTGAGTCTGTTATACAGCAGTTAGCACAATGCCAAACCCTGGATGATTTACCACCAGCAGTTTCTCCCCCCATTTCCACAAAAGCCAACAAAGAAGAATACACATCTCCCTGCCCCCTGCCCCCTGCCCCCTGCCCTCTTCCCCTCGCGATCGCCTCTGTCGTTCCCAGTCAAACAGCACTTTGGCAAACTTACCCTAATGTTCAGATCATCACCTTAGAACAAATACCTCTCAAAGGGCTTTATCCCACATTAGGAATTGACCGCGCCTTAGCTTTGTGGGGTGCGGGTAGAACTTGGGGATTTCCTGTGCTGGTGATTGATGCGGGGACAGCACTAACTTTTACGGCTGCGGATGCTGAGGAATGTTTAGTTGGAGGTGCGATTTTACCAGGATTAGGCTTGCAATTTACCACTCTTGGTCAAAAAACCGGACAATTACCTTTAATAGAAACGCAAGCAATTGCATCTCTGCCGCCACGCTTTGCATTAAATACCACAGAAGCGATACAAAGCGGCGTTATTTACACAATTTTGGCGGGAATAAAAGATTTTATAGAGAATTGGTGGCAATTATTTCCGGAAGGCAAGGTAGTGATTAAAGGAGGCGATCGCACCATACTATTAAATTATCTTCAAGCCTTATATCCCGCGATCGCATCTCGTTTAACTGTAGAACCCAATCTCATTTTTTGGGGGATGGAAAAAATAGTTAGAGTTTCATAA
- a CDS encoding diflavin flavoprotein, with protein sequence MVALTERTEKRLTIQTVEIAQDTTAIRSLDWDRDRFDIEFGLQNGTTYNSFLIRGEQTALVDTSHEKFRQLYFDTLTGLINPKEIDYLIVSHTEPDHSGLVKDLLQMAPDITVVASKVAIQFLEDLVHQPFKRRIVKNGDRLDIGNGHEFEFVIAPNLHWPDTIFSFDHKTQILYTCDAFGMHYCTESSFDDDLKAIEPDFKYYYECLMGPNARSVLSALKRMGELPNVGMIATGHGPLLSHHVEELTRRYRTWSQTQAKPETVIGIFYVSEYGYSDRLAQAIANGIGKVGVAVEWVDLGSGIDLQELRELVGRCAGLVVGVPPVASSPNIQAALSTVLGSVKEKQGIGVFETGGGDDEPIDPLLSKFRNLGLTTAFPEIRIKQNPTENTYKQCEEAGTDLAQWVTRDRSIKAMKSLGADLDKALGRLSGGLYIITAKKGDVSSAMLASWVAQASFKPLGFSIAVAKDRAIESLMQVGDRFVLNVLEEGNYQTLMKHFLKRFAPGADRFEGVKTQPAENGAPILTDALAYIECEVQSRMDCGDHWAVYSTVYAGRVSKPEALTAIHHRKVGNHY encoded by the coding sequence ATGGTAGCGCTCACCGAAAGAACTGAAAAAAGGCTCACCATACAAACTGTGGAGATTGCTCAAGATACTACAGCAATCCGCTCTTTGGATTGGGATCGCGATCGCTTCGATATTGAATTTGGTCTGCAAAATGGTACGACCTATAACTCATTTCTGATTCGCGGTGAGCAGACTGCTTTAGTAGATACTTCCCACGAAAAGTTTCGGCAGCTGTATTTTGACACCCTAACGGGGCTAATTAATCCCAAAGAGATTGATTATTTAATTGTGAGCCACACCGAGCCAGACCATAGCGGCTTGGTAAAAGATTTGCTACAAATGGCTCCTGATATTACTGTTGTCGCCTCGAAAGTGGCGATTCAGTTTTTAGAAGATTTAGTACATCAGCCATTTAAACGCCGAATTGTCAAAAATGGCGATCGCTTAGATATTGGTAATGGTCACGAATTTGAATTTGTGATTGCGCCAAATCTCCACTGGCCGGATACTATCTTCAGTTTTGACCACAAAACCCAAATTCTCTACACCTGCGATGCTTTTGGGATGCACTATTGCACCGAAAGCAGCTTTGATGATGATTTAAAAGCGATTGAACCGGATTTTAAATATTACTACGAATGCTTGATGGGGCCGAATGCGCGGTCAGTGTTGTCAGCCTTGAAGCGCATGGGTGAACTGCCAAATGTTGGGATGATTGCGACTGGTCACGGGCCGTTACTATCTCATCATGTAGAGGAATTAACTCGACGCTACCGCACTTGGAGTCAAACCCAAGCCAAGCCAGAAACCGTAATCGGAATATTTTACGTTTCGGAATATGGCTATAGCGATCGCCTAGCCCAAGCAATTGCTAATGGTATCGGCAAAGTAGGGGTAGCTGTAGAATGGGTAGACTTGGGTTCAGGCATTGATTTACAAGAACTACGAGAATTGGTAGGTCGTTGTGCGGGATTAGTTGTAGGTGTACCGCCAGTTGCTAGCAGTCCTAACATCCAAGCAGCACTAAGTACCGTTTTAGGATCTGTCAAAGAAAAACAAGGTATCGGCGTATTTGAAACTGGCGGTGGCGATGACGAACCGATAGATCCGTTATTAAGTAAATTCCGTAACTTAGGGCTGACAACAGCTTTCCCAGAAATTCGCATCAAACAAAACCCTACCGAAAACACTTATAAACAGTGTGAAGAAGCGGGTACAGACTTAGCCCAATGGGTAACACGCGATCGCAGTATTAAAGCGATGAAATCTCTGGGTGCTGATTTAGACAAAGCACTCGGTAGACTTAGCGGTGGCTTATATATCATCACCGCCAAAAAAGGCGATGTTTCTAGTGCGATGTTAGCCTCTTGGGTAGCCCAAGCCAGCTTCAAACCTCTAGGATTTTCCATCGCAGTCGCCAAAGACCGGGCGATTGAATCACTGATGCAAGTAGGCGATCGCTTTGTGCTTAACGTCTTAGAAGAAGGCAATTATCAAACATTGATGAAGCACTTTTTAAAACGATTCGCCCCTGGTGCAGATCGTTTTGAAGGTGTCAAAACTCAACCAGCCGAAAACGGCGCACCCATCCTCACCGATGCATTGGCATATATAGAGTGCGAAGTCCAAAGCCGCATGGATTGCGGCGATCACTGGGCAGTTTATAGCACCGTCTACGCCGGACGAGTATCTAAACCAGAAGCCTTAACTGCCATACATCACCGTAAAGTTGGTAACCATTACTAG
- a CDS encoding diflavin flavoprotein gives MPTNKPRDVQVLPIATDTTVMRSRSWSRLRFEIEYALAKGTTANSYVIQGDKLALIDPPGETFTEIYLKALQQRFDVEAIEYVILGHVNPNRAATLKALLEVAPQITFVCSNPGAINLRGALENQDLKILVMRGEETLNLGKGHDLQFIPTPNPRYADLLCTYDPQTEILYTDKFFGAHICGDQVFDEGWESINEDRRYYFDCLMAPHARQVETALDKLADFPARIYATGHGPLVRYALIELTKAYREWSQQQTSADLTVALIYASAYGNTATLAQAIARGITKAGVAVESINCEFTDPEDIRAAVEKSAGFVIGSPTLGGHAPTPVQTALGIVLSTATTNKLAGVFGSFGWSGEAVDLIEGKLKDAGYRFGFDTIRVKFKPDAATLQLCEEAGTDFAQALKKAKKVRSQSVPATNVEQAVGRIIGSLCVVTAKQDDISSAMLASWVAQASFSPPGLTIAVAKDRAVETLTHTGNKFVLNILKEGNHLGLMKHFLKPFGPAQDRFAGVSFEETENGTPILNDALAYLECSVKNRLESGDHWLVYATVESGKVLNQDGVTAVHHRKSGTHY, from the coding sequence ATGCCTACAAATAAACCTCGTGACGTTCAAGTTTTACCCATAGCTACAGATACAACCGTAATGCGATCGCGCAGTTGGTCAAGGTTAAGGTTTGAAATCGAATATGCTTTGGCTAAGGGTACTACTGCTAACTCTTATGTGATTCAAGGCGATAAACTTGCCTTGATTGACCCCCCTGGAGAAACTTTTACAGAAATCTATTTAAAGGCTTTGCAGCAAAGATTTGATGTTGAAGCTATTGAATATGTAATTTTGGGTCACGTCAATCCTAACCGCGCCGCTACTTTAAAGGCTTTGCTGGAAGTCGCACCGCAAATTACCTTTGTCTGTTCTAATCCAGGGGCGATTAATTTACGAGGGGCGCTGGAAAACCAAGACCTAAAAATTCTGGTGATGCGGGGGGAGGAAACCCTGAATTTAGGTAAGGGTCACGATTTGCAATTTATTCCTACCCCCAACCCCCGTTATGCAGACCTCCTCTGCACCTATGACCCCCAAACGGAAATTCTCTACACAGATAAGTTCTTTGGCGCTCATATTTGTGGCGATCAAGTATTTGATGAAGGGTGGGAATCCATTAACGAAGACCGCCGCTATTATTTTGATTGCTTAATGGCTCCCCATGCGCGCCAAGTGGAAACAGCATTAGATAAACTTGCTGATTTTCCAGCGAGAATTTATGCCACTGGACATGGGCCTTTAGTGCGTTATGCGCTGATTGAACTTACCAAAGCTTACCGCGAATGGAGTCAGCAACAAACATCTGCAGACTTGACAGTAGCTTTAATTTATGCATCTGCCTACGGAAACACAGCCACCTTAGCCCAAGCGATCGCACGTGGGATTACCAAAGCTGGTGTCGCTGTTGAATCAATTAATTGCGAATTCACAGATCCAGAAGATATTCGCGCTGCTGTAGAGAAATCTGCTGGCTTTGTTATCGGTTCGCCTACTTTAGGCGGTCATGCACCCACACCAGTACAAACAGCTTTGGGGATTGTTCTCTCCACCGCTACCACTAATAAACTTGCTGGGGTATTTGGTTCCTTTGGGTGGAGTGGTGAAGCAGTTGATTTAATTGAAGGAAAACTCAAAGACGCTGGCTATCGCTTTGGTTTTGACACCATTCGTGTGAAATTCAAACCCGACGCTGCTACCTTGCAACTGTGTGAAGAAGCCGGAACCGACTTCGCACAAGCATTGAAGAAAGCCAAAAAAGTGCGATCGCAAAGTGTCCCCGCTACAAATGTCGAACAAGCTGTAGGCAGAATAATTGGTTCTTTGTGCGTAGTCACAGCCAAGCAAGACGATATATCCAGTGCAATGTTAGCCTCTTGGGTTGCTCAAGCCAGCTTTAGTCCTCCTGGTTTAACCATAGCTGTGGCTAAAGACCGCGCTGTAGAAACTTTGACCCACACAGGAAATAAATTTGTTCTGAATATCCTCAAAGAAGGTAATCATTTAGGTTTGATGAAACACTTCCTCAAACCCTTTGGCCCAGCACAAGACCGATTTGCTGGTGTTTCCTTTGAAGAAACTGAAAACGGTACTCCTATTCTCAATGATGCTTTGGCATATTTGGAGTGTTCTGTGAAAAATCGGCTAGAATCTGGCGATCACTGGCTGGTTTATGCGACTGTCGAGAGTGGGAAAGTCTTAAATCAAGATGGTGTCACAGCAGTTCATCATCGTAAGTCGGGAACCCATTATTGA
- a CDS encoding RNA-binding protein codes for MSIYVGNLSYQVTEDALTAVFAEYGSVKRVQIPTDRETGRVRGFAFVEMGSDDEETAAIEALDGAEWMGRDLKVNKARPKENKGSFGGGGGGRGGYGGGGGGRNRY; via the coding sequence ATGTCAATTTATGTAGGTAACCTTTCTTACCAAGTTACAGAAGACGCACTGACTGCGGTTTTTGCAGAGTACGGTTCTGTAAAGCGAGTTCAAATACCTACTGATCGTGAAACAGGCCGTGTACGCGGTTTTGCTTTTGTCGAGATGGGGTCAGATGATGAAGAAACAGCTGCTATTGAAGCACTTGATGGCGCTGAATGGATGGGCCGTGACTTAAAAGTCAACAAGGCTAGACCAAAGGAAAATAAAGGTTCCTTTGGTGGTGGCGGTGGTGGCCGCGGTGGCTACGGCGGTGGCGGCGGTGGACGCAACCGTTACTAA
- a CDS encoding phycobiliprotein lyase, which translates to MTLPLKIAKTVEKSQIVEFFRESMGNWQSQRRYYTLSSGTTKEIASAIAIRYLEQGCEELQQLAKLHELPDLESLVCGTEVIWESTDSVTGKKESQGSTLFGALGNILYRDRGFATSKPITAEYYFSNPKTLCLRTEYNNSVFEEELKLIGSKYRTRQTIISRAGEQLMIGQYLETRVESLSVIP; encoded by the coding sequence GTGACATTACCACTAAAAATTGCAAAAACCGTTGAAAAATCCCAGATTGTTGAATTTTTTCGGGAATCTATGGGGAATTGGCAATCACAAAGGCGTTATTACACTCTTTCATCGGGAACTACCAAAGAAATTGCCAGTGCGATCGCAATTAGGTATTTAGAACAGGGATGCGAAGAATTACAACAGCTAGCTAAGTTGCACGAATTACCAGATTTAGAAAGTTTAGTATGTGGTACTGAAGTGATCTGGGAAAGTACAGATTCAGTTACAGGCAAAAAAGAATCTCAAGGTTCAACTTTATTTGGTGCTTTAGGAAACATTTTGTATCGCGATCGCGGTTTTGCCACATCAAAACCAATTACCGCAGAATACTATTTTTCCAATCCCAAAACACTTTGTTTGCGAACAGAGTACAATAACTCAGTTTTTGAAGAAGAGTTAAAGCTAATTGGGAGTAAATACCGTACTCGCCAGACAATCATCTCTCGTGCTGGTGAACAGTTGATGATTGGTCAGTATTTAGAAACTAGAGTAGAGAGTTTAAGTGTGATTCCATAG
- a CDS encoding efflux RND transporter periplasmic adaptor subunit, translating to MPNTIAASQLINSQLHHRSNQEHRRKFPYFCGSQSSLVIACFLGFSLMTVGCGSSPKESADAQSQGPSTARKGGGATPVDVAIARTENLQTAPEYTGTTTPFRTVSLRSQVEGRLLGLNLDVGDRVKQGQNIGQLDDVLLLTDLKQAEAELASLRSEVARATNQVSNARAEVERARLELLQAQADSQRQQQLVKQGAIAEQTAQQARTEAQTAAQALRAATEQVRTEQQAVAAAQGRVVAQQAVVAQAQERRSYTRLTSPINGVVTEKVTEPGNLLQAGGEVLKIADFNQIKVVVQVSELELAQIRVGQSVQVRLDAFPNQTLTGRVTRISPAADATARLIPIEVVIPNSDRKIGSGLLARVNFATQAAQRVVVPQTALQIQQGRQKSQGAGEGGKTEQRNGTIFVVNDTEGQAKVTARTVNLGKRADSKVEILSGLQPGDRYVVRSGRPLKDGQAVRLSIISEKS from the coding sequence ATGCCAAATACCATAGCAGCATCTCAGTTAATCAACTCTCAGTTACATCACAGAAGTAATCAAGAACATAGGCGGAAGTTTCCCTATTTCTGTGGATCGCAGTCTAGTTTAGTTATTGCTTGCTTCCTAGGCTTTAGCTTGATGACTGTAGGTTGTGGTTCCTCCCCTAAAGAATCAGCCGATGCCCAATCTCAAGGGCCGAGTACTGCTAGAAAAGGGGGAGGCGCAACACCCGTAGATGTAGCGATCGCCCGCACAGAGAACTTGCAGACAGCACCAGAGTATACAGGTACTACCACACCCTTCCGGACAGTATCACTGCGATCGCAGGTCGAAGGAAGACTGTTGGGTTTAAATCTAGATGTCGGAGATAGAGTTAAGCAAGGGCAAAACATTGGACAGTTAGATGATGTCCTCTTGCTCACAGATTTAAAGCAAGCCGAAGCAGAATTAGCATCCCTCAGATCGGAAGTAGCAAGGGCAACAAATCAAGTAAGTAATGCCCGTGCTGAAGTCGAAAGGGCGCGCTTAGAATTGTTGCAAGCTCAAGCCGACTCACAACGCCAGCAGCAACTAGTTAAACAAGGTGCGATCGCCGAGCAAACTGCCCAACAAGCCCGCACGGAAGCCCAAACAGCCGCCCAAGCCCTTCGAGCCGCTACCGAACAAGTGCGTACAGAACAGCAAGCCGTCGCCGCCGCTCAAGGTAGAGTAGTTGCCCAACAAGCAGTAGTCGCCCAAGCCCAAGAACGCAGATCCTACACCCGGTTGACATCTCCCATCAATGGTGTTGTCACCGAAAAGGTCACAGAACCGGGTAATTTGCTGCAAGCAGGCGGTGAAGTTTTAAAAATTGCCGATTTTAACCAAATAAAAGTCGTAGTACAAGTTTCCGAATTAGAACTAGCACAAATTCGTGTTGGTCAATCTGTACAAGTCCGCTTAGATGCCTTTCCCAACCAAACATTAACCGGGAGAGTCACACGCATTTCCCCAGCCGCCGATGCTACAGCTCGCTTAATCCCCATAGAGGTAGTAATTCCCAACAGCGATCGCAAAATTGGTAGTGGACTGCTAGCACGTGTTAATTTCGCCACCCAAGCAGCACAGCGAGTAGTCGTGCCGCAAACAGCTCTTCAAATTCAGCAAGGCAGACAAAAGAGCCAAGGAGCAGGGGAAGGAGGAAAAACAGAACAGAGAAATGGCACAATATTTGTAGTTAATGATACCGAAGGACAAGCAAAAGTCACAGCACGTACTGTCAATCTGGGAAAAAGGGCTGATAGTAAAGTCGAAATTTTATCTGGCTTGCAGCCTGGAGACCGCTATGTGGTTCGCAGTGGTAGACCGTTAAAAGATGGGCAAGCTGTACGTCTTTCGATTATTTCAGAAAAATCTTAA